The Blastococcus sp. HT6-4 genome window below encodes:
- a CDS encoding enolase C-terminal domain-like protein yields the protein MTGRTPTVATIDVVPVAGHDSMLLNLSGAHGPFFTRNIAIVTDSEGRTGLGEVPGGEAIRRTIEDAAAILVGQPIAAYGRLLREVAAAFADRDAGGRGLQTFDLRTTIHAVTALESALLDLLGQHLGVPVAELLGDGQQRDSVPMLGYLFYVGDRTATDLPYLAEAAPADDWERLRREEAMTPEAVVALAEAAQARYGFSDFKLKGGVLPGVQEVAAVRALAERFPDARITLDPNGGWLLAEAIELCRDLGDVLAYAEDPVGPEAGFSGRETMAEFRRATGLPTATNMIATDWRQMAHAVRSNAVDIPLADPHFWTMRGSVRVAQLCSDFGLTWGSHSNNHFDISLAMFTQVGAAAPGDITALDTHWIWQDGQPLTRSPLQIRDGAIAVPTAPGLGVELDRDALAAAHELYREHGLGARDDAVAMQFLVPGWTFDPKRPCLVR from the coding sequence ATGACCGGCCGGACGCCCACCGTGGCCACGATCGACGTGGTCCCCGTCGCGGGGCACGACAGCATGCTGCTGAACCTCAGCGGCGCGCACGGGCCCTTCTTCACCCGCAACATCGCGATCGTCACCGACTCCGAGGGCCGTACCGGTCTCGGGGAGGTGCCCGGTGGCGAGGCGATCCGCCGCACGATCGAGGACGCCGCGGCGATCCTGGTCGGGCAGCCGATCGCGGCCTACGGTCGCCTGCTCCGGGAGGTCGCGGCCGCCTTCGCCGACCGCGACGCCGGCGGCCGCGGCCTGCAGACGTTCGACCTCCGGACGACGATCCACGCGGTCACCGCGCTGGAGTCGGCGCTGCTCGACCTGTTGGGGCAGCACCTCGGCGTCCCCGTCGCCGAGCTGCTCGGTGACGGGCAGCAGCGCGACAGCGTCCCGATGCTCGGCTATCTCTTCTACGTCGGGGACCGGACGGCGACCGACCTGCCGTACCTGGCCGAGGCCGCCCCGGCCGACGACTGGGAGCGGCTGCGGCGGGAGGAGGCGATGACCCCCGAGGCGGTGGTCGCCCTGGCCGAGGCCGCGCAGGCCCGGTACGGGTTCTCCGACTTCAAGCTCAAGGGCGGCGTGCTCCCCGGTGTGCAGGAGGTCGCCGCCGTCCGCGCGCTGGCCGAGCGCTTCCCCGACGCCCGGATCACCCTCGACCCCAACGGCGGGTGGCTGCTCGCCGAGGCGATCGAGCTGTGCCGCGACCTCGGGGACGTCCTCGCCTACGCGGAGGACCCGGTCGGGCCCGAGGCCGGCTTCTCCGGCCGCGAGACCATGGCCGAGTTCCGCCGGGCGACCGGCCTGCCGACCGCGACCAACATGATCGCCACCGACTGGCGGCAGATGGCCCACGCCGTCCGGTCGAACGCCGTGGACATCCCGCTCGCCGACCCGCACTTCTGGACCATGCGCGGCTCGGTCCGCGTCGCCCAGCTGTGCTCGGACTTCGGCCTCACCTGGGGCTCGCACTCCAACAACCACTTCGACATCTCGCTGGCGATGTTCACCCAGGTCGGCGCGGCGGCCCCGGGCGACATCACGGCCCTGGACACGCACTGGATCTGGCAGGACGGGCAGCCGCTCACCCGGTCCCCGCTGCAGATCCGGGACGGCGCCATCGCCGTGCCGACCGCGCCCGGCCTCGGGGTGGAGCTCGACCGGGACGCGCTCGCCGCCGCGCACGAGCTCTACCGGGAGCACGGGCTGGGGGCGCGTGACGACGCCGTGGCCATGCAGTTCCTGGTCCCGGGCTGGACGTTCGACCCCAAGCGTCCGTGCCTCGTCCGCTGA